A single region of the Hylaeus volcanicus isolate JK05 chromosome 5, UHH_iyHylVolc1.0_haploid, whole genome shotgun sequence genome encodes:
- the LOC128877327 gene encoding fasciculation and elongation protein zeta-2 isoform X3: protein MNECQMWWTITGTFGNILPIDWSKSYARKMHMPALNLNEAPISNDRPELEDLSSEDEAVATDLDMHALILSSSTDTHSPEEPLKTAEEVLREIDDIMQESSSMERSPDSDGSLLDSDEALERSREVLGSPLHEKKLKQLSSGQLIELLGEMESLVGALSETLIAELALRDELEYEKELKNQFVSLLLAVQNRRRQHHVTKKRNQMQNGTSPLPQHRSLQESKYLTTVIPYHTDSGPPDNQTLQVLIKILKAINEDSPTVPTLLTAYILKVLCPT from the exons AATGTGGTGGACGATTACCGGGACTTTCGGTAACATACTACCAATCGACTGGAGTAAATCGTACGCGAGGAAAATGCACATGCCCGCGCTCAACCTGAACGAGGCTCCGATCTCGAACGACAG ACCGGAACTAGAGGATTTAAGTAGCGAAGACGAGGCTGTTGCAACTGATTTGGACATGCATGCTTTGATCTTGTCCAGCAGCACCGACACGCACAGCCCAGAGGAACCGTTGAAGACTGCCGAAGAAGTTCTCCGTGAAATAGACGACATAATGCAG GAGAGTTCATCGATGGAGAGATCGCCAGACTCGGATGGTTCCTTATTGGACAGCGACGAAGCGCTGGAGAGGAGCAGAGAGGTTCTCGGTTCGCCGCTTCACGAAAAAA AACTGAAACAACTCAGCTCTGGTCAACTCATAGAGCTCCTCGGTGAGATGGAATCGTTGGTGGGGGCTCTGAGCGAAACTCTGATCGCCGAATTAGCGCTAAGGGACGAATTAGAGTACGAGAAGGAGCTGAAAAATCAGTTCGTCTCGTTGTTGTTAGCAGTACAAAACCGTCGTAGGCAGCACCACGTTACGAAAAAGCGAAATCAAATGCAGAATGGTACTAGTCCTTTGCCACAGCATAGATCTCTACAGGAATCTAAG tatttgaCGACTGTAATCCCATACCATACGGATAGTGGCCCGCCAGACAACCAAACCTTACAGGTTCTTATAAAAA TATTAAAAGCGATTAACGAAGATAGCCCAACCGTACCTACTTTATTAACGGCTTATATACTCAAAG tccTCTGTCCCACTTAG